The following proteins come from a genomic window of Dreissena polymorpha isolate Duluth1 chromosome 1, UMN_Dpol_1.0, whole genome shotgun sequence:
- the LOC127848626 gene encoding calponin homology domain-containing protein DDB_G0272472-like isoform X7 → MYDIALNKNTRNLFQLTPVGRYFVSQGGYPAYANNVIMPLIAKLTVDLHVAGVQSSEMFDIVRRDVQNYVLEQATKEGFLCARPRRRNRRPVKELQHSKQFRLSMAATFAEQTTNSGQNLSRGEVEKSQAPAQQLHADDKSLCDIKSLKVVVDDNGVADNKKVADDKGLADNKKVADDNGVADNKKVADDNGVADNKNVADDKGVAYNKKVADDKGVADNKKVADDKGVADNKKVAGDKGLAVNKKVADDKGVANNKKVADDKGVADNKKVADDKGVTDNKKVADDKGVADNKKVADDKGVADNKKVADDKGVADKKKVDDDKGVADNKKVDDDKGVTDNKRVADEKGVADNDKVADDKAVADSKKMADDMGVADNKIVANDKGVADTKKVADDKGVANKKKVVDDEGVADNKKVPDDMGVADNKKVADDKGVADNKKVADDKGVADNKKVADDKGVADNKKVADDKVVADNKKVADDKGLADNKEVADDKRVVDNKKVADDKGVTGDKGVVNEKRVAYDKGVVNDKGVVDDNGIADDKGTVANFKGVADHMGVAEETGVNYDKGLVNDKNLNDDEKGLAYDISLSDDRRIADIIKRFTDKFCLAYCEIIDDVTINADYNNLAFKERCAAREKRESLSGDKCMNDVKKRTNNNTLASDISLSKDRSMDGHKSRNADKGLIYEKGLTGDMNLTYDNNSTYDKSLVDNRSLVGDKVLIHGKSTADGDHLQSVKYTSCGLTKNTSLGQMRPFLKQIRAALRRLCCIHKNND, encoded by the exons ATGTACGATATAGCACTGAATAAAAATACGCGCAACTTATTCCAGCTTACCCCAGTGGGAAGATATTTCGTAAGCCAAGGAGGCTATCCGGCTTACGCAAACAACGTGATTATGCCGCTGATTGCGAAACTTACAGTAGACCTTCACGTAGCAGGGGTTCAATCCAGCGAGATGTTTGACATAGTGCGACGCGATGTTCAAAATTACGTCCTCGAACAGGCGACAAAAGAAGGATTCCTATGCGCCAGGCCGCGTCGCAGAAATAGAC GCCCTGTGAAAGAACTGCAACATTCAAAACAGTTTCGGCTATCTATGGCTGCCACGTTTGCTGAACAGACAACCAACTCTGGTCAGAATCTATCACGTGGTGAGGTTGAGAAGTCACAAGCCCCAGCTCAGCAGCTTCACGCTGATGACAAGTCTCTGTGTGACATTAAAAGCTTGAAGGTAGTGGTTGACGACAATGGAGTGGCAGATAACAAGAAAGTGGCTGACGACAAGGGATTGGCAGATAACAAGAAAGTGGCTGACGACAATGGAGTGGCAGATAACAAGAAAGTGGCTGACGACAATGGAGTGGCAGATAACAAGAATGTGGCTGACGACAAGGGAGTTGCATATAACAAGAAAGTGGCTGACGACAAGGGAGTGGCAGATAACAAGAAAGTGGCTGACGACAAGGGAGTGGCAGATAACAAAAAAGTGGCTGGCGACAAGGGATTGGCAGTTAATAAGAAAGTGGCTGACGACAAGGGAGTGGCAAATAACAAGAAAGTGGCTGACGACAAGGGAGTGGCAGATAACAAGAAAGTGGCTGACGACAAG GGAGTGACAGATAACAAGAAAGTGGCTGACGACAAGGGAGTGGCAGATAACAAGAAAGTGGCTGACGACAAGGGAGTGGCAGATAACAAGAAAGTGGCTGACGACAAGGGAGTGGCAGATAAAAAGAAAGTGGATGACGACAAGGGAGTGGCAGATAACAAGAAAGTGGATGACGACAAGGGAGTAACAGATAACAAGAGAGTGGCTGATGAAAAGGGAGTGGCAGATAACGATAAAGTGGCTGACGATAAGGCAGTGGCAGATAGCAagaaaatggctgacgacatggGAGTGGCAGATAACAAGATAGTGGCAAACGACAAGGGAGTGGCGGATACTAAGAAAGTGGCTGACGACAAGGGAGTGGCAAATAAGAAGAAAGTGGTTGACGACGAGGGGGTGGCAGATAACAAAAAAGTGCCTGATGACATGGGAGTGGCAGATAACAAGAAAGTGGCTGACGACAAGGGAGTGGCAGATAACAAGAAAGTGGCTGACGACAAGGGAGTAGCAGATAACAAGAAAGTGGCTGACGACAAGGGAGTGGCAGATAACAAGAAAGTGGCTGACGACAAGGTAGTGGCAGATAACAAGAAAGTGGCTGACGACAAGGGATTGGCAGATAACAAGGAAGTGGCTGACGACAAGAGAGTGGTAGATAACAAGAAAGTGGCTGACGACAAGGGAGTGACTGGTGACAAGGGAGTGGTGAATGAAAAAAGAGTGGCTTATGACAAGGGAGTGGTGAATGACAAGGGAGTGGTCGACGACAATGGTATAGCTGATGACAAGGGCACTGTGGCTAATTTCAAGGGAGTAGCTGATCACATGGGTGTGGCTGAAGAAACTGGAGTGAATTATGACAAGGGCCTGGTTAATGATAAAAATCTGAATGATGATGAAAAGGGCCTGGCTTATGACATCAGCCTCTCTGATGATAGGAGGATCGCTGATATCATCAAACGTTTCACTGATAAATTCTGTCTTGCTTATTGCGAGATCATTGATGATGTCACGATCAATGCTGATTATAACAACCTAGCTTTTAAAGAGAGATGTGCAGCAAGAGAGAAGCGCGAGAGCCTTTCTGGTGACAAGTGCATGAATGATGTCAAGAAACGCACTAATAACAATACCCTTGCCAGTGACATAAGCCTCTCTAAAGACAGGAGTATGGATGGACACAAAAGCCGTAATGCTGACAAAGGCCTTATTTATGAAAAGGGTTTAACTGGTGACATGAACCTCACTTATGATAATAACAGTACTTATGACAAGAGCCTCGTTGACAACAGAAGCCTGGTTGGTGACAAGGTTTTAATTCATGGGAAAAGCACAGCTGATGGAGATCATCTGCAATCAGTCAAGTACACAAGTTGTGGCTTAACGAAGAACACGTCGCTGGGACAAATGCGCccgttcttaaaacaaattcgtGCAGCTTTAAGGAGGCTTTGCTGTATTCATAAGAACAACGACTAA
- the LOC127848626 gene encoding calponin homology domain-containing protein DDB_G0272472-like isoform X5, translating to MYDIALNKNTRNLFQLTPVGRYFVSQGGYPAYANNVIMPLIAKLTVDLHVAGVQSSEMFDIVRRDVQNYVLEQATKEGFLCARPRRRNRRPVKELQHSKQFRLSMAATFAEQTTNSGQNLSRGEVEKSQAPAQQLHADDKSLCDIKSLKVVVDDNGVADNKKVADDKGLADNKKVADDNGVADNKKVADDNGVADNKNVADDKGVAYNKKVADDKGVADNKKVADDKGVADNKKVAGDKGLAVNKKVADDKGVANNKKVADDKGVADNKKVADDKGVADNKKVADDMGVADSKKVADDKGVADNKKVADDKGVADNKKKADDKGVTDNKKVADDKGVADNKKVADDKGVADNKKVADDKGVADKKKVDDDKGVADNKKVDDDKGVTDNKRVADEKGVADNDKVADDKAVADSKKMADDMGVADNKIVANDKGVADTKKVADDKGVANKKKVVDDEGVADNKKVPDDMGVADNKKVADDKGVADNKKVADDKGVADNKKVADDKGVADNKKVADDKVVADNKKVADDKGLADNKEVADDKRVVDNKKVADDKGVTGDKGVVNEKRVAYDKGVVNDKGVVDDNGIADDKGTVANFKGVADHMGVAEETGVNYDKGLVNDKNLNDDEKGLAYDISLSDDRRIADIIKRFTDKFCLAYCEIIDDVTINADYNNLAFKERCAAREKRESLSGDKCMNDVKKRTNNNTLASDISLSKDRSMDGHKSRNADKGLIYEKGLTGDMNLTYDNNSTYDKSLVDNRSLVGDKVLIHGKSTADGDHLQSVKYTSCGLTKNTSLGQMRPFLKQIRAALRRLCCIHKNND from the exons ATGTACGATATAGCACTGAATAAAAATACGCGCAACTTATTCCAGCTTACCCCAGTGGGAAGATATTTCGTAAGCCAAGGAGGCTATCCGGCTTACGCAAACAACGTGATTATGCCGCTGATTGCGAAACTTACAGTAGACCTTCACGTAGCAGGGGTTCAATCCAGCGAGATGTTTGACATAGTGCGACGCGATGTTCAAAATTACGTCCTCGAACAGGCGACAAAAGAAGGATTCCTATGCGCCAGGCCGCGTCGCAGAAATAGAC GCCCTGTGAAAGAACTGCAACATTCAAAACAGTTTCGGCTATCTATGGCTGCCACGTTTGCTGAACAGACAACCAACTCTGGTCAGAATCTATCACGTGGTGAGGTTGAGAAGTCACAAGCCCCAGCTCAGCAGCTTCACGCTGATGACAAGTCTCTGTGTGACATTAAAAGCTTGAAGGTAGTGGTTGACGACAATGGAGTGGCAGATAACAAGAAAGTGGCTGACGACAAGGGATTGGCAGATAACAAGAAAGTGGCTGACGACAATGGAGTGGCAGATAACAAGAAAGTGGCTGACGACAATGGAGTGGCAGATAACAAGAATGTGGCTGACGACAAGGGAGTTGCATATAACAAGAAAGTGGCTGACGACAAGGGAGTGGCAGATAACAAGAAAGTGGCTGACGACAAGGGAGTGGCAGATAACAAAAAAGTGGCTGGCGACAAGGGATTGGCAGTTAATAAGAAAGTGGCTGACGACAAGGGAGTGGCAAATAACAAGAAAGTGGCTGACGACAAGGGAGTGGCAGATAACAAGAAAGTGGCTGACGACAAG GGAGTGGCAGATAACAAGAAAGTGGCTGACGACATGGGAGTGGCAGATAGCAAGAAAGTGGCTGACGACAAGGGAGTGGCAGATAATAAGAAAGTGGCTGACGACAAGGGAGTGGCAGATAACAAGAAAAAGGCTGACGACAAGGGAGTGACAGATAACAAGAAAGTGGCTGACGACAAGGGAGTGGCAGATAACAAGAAAGTGGCTGACGACAAGGGAGTGGCAGATAACAAGAAAGTGGCTGACGACAAGGGAGTGGCAGATAAAAAGAAAGTGGATGACGACAAGGGAGTGGCAGATAACAAGAAAGTGGATGACGACAAGGGAGTAACAGATAACAAGAGAGTGGCTGATGAAAAGGGAGTGGCAGATAACGATAAAGTGGCTGACGATAAGGCAGTGGCAGATAGCAagaaaatggctgacgacatggGAGTGGCAGATAACAAGATAGTGGCAAACGACAAGGGAGTGGCGGATACTAAGAAAGTGGCTGACGACAAGGGAGTGGCAAATAAGAAGAAAGTGGTTGACGACGAGGGGGTGGCAGATAACAAAAAAGTGCCTGATGACATGGGAGTGGCAGATAACAAGAAAGTGGCTGACGACAAGGGAGTGGCAGATAACAAGAAAGTGGCTGACGACAAGGGAGTAGCAGATAACAAGAAAGTGGCTGACGACAAGGGAGTGGCAGATAACAAGAAAGTGGCTGACGACAAGGTAGTGGCAGATAACAAGAAAGTGGCTGACGACAAGGGATTGGCAGATAACAAGGAAGTGGCTGACGACAAGAGAGTGGTAGATAACAAGAAAGTGGCTGACGACAAGGGAGTGACTGGTGACAAGGGAGTGGTGAATGAAAAAAGAGTGGCTTATGACAAGGGAGTGGTGAATGACAAGGGAGTGGTCGACGACAATGGTATAGCTGATGACAAGGGCACTGTGGCTAATTTCAAGGGAGTAGCTGATCACATGGGTGTGGCTGAAGAAACTGGAGTGAATTATGACAAGGGCCTGGTTAATGATAAAAATCTGAATGATGATGAAAAGGGCCTGGCTTATGACATCAGCCTCTCTGATGATAGGAGGATCGCTGATATCATCAAACGTTTCACTGATAAATTCTGTCTTGCTTATTGCGAGATCATTGATGATGTCACGATCAATGCTGATTATAACAACCTAGCTTTTAAAGAGAGATGTGCAGCAAGAGAGAAGCGCGAGAGCCTTTCTGGTGACAAGTGCATGAATGATGTCAAGAAACGCACTAATAACAATACCCTTGCCAGTGACATAAGCCTCTCTAAAGACAGGAGTATGGATGGACACAAAAGCCGTAATGCTGACAAAGGCCTTATTTATGAAAAGGGTTTAACTGGTGACATGAACCTCACTTATGATAATAACAGTACTTATGACAAGAGCCTCGTTGACAACAGAAGCCTGGTTGGTGACAAGGTTTTAATTCATGGGAAAAGCACAGCTGATGGAGATCATCTGCAATCAGTCAAGTACACAAGTTGTGGCTTAACGAAGAACACGTCGCTGGGACAAATGCGCccgttcttaaaacaaattcgtGCAGCTTTAAGGAGGCTTTGCTGTATTCATAAGAACAACGACTAA
- the LOC127848626 gene encoding calponin homology domain-containing protein DDB_G0272472-like isoform X6 has product MYDIALNKNTRNLFQLTPVGRYFVSQGGYPAYANNVIMPLIAKLTVDLHVAGVQSSEMFDIVRRDVQNYVLEQATKEGFLCARPRRRNRRPVKELQHSKQFRLSMAATFAEQTTNSGQNLSRGEVEKSQAPAQQLHADDKSLCDIKSLKVVVDDNGVADNKKVADDKGLADNKKVADDNGVADNKKVADDNGVADNKNVADDKGVAYNKKVADDKGVADNKKVADDKGVADNKKVAGDKGLAVNKKVADDKGVANNKKVADDKGVADNKKVADDKGVADNKKKADDKGVTDNKKVADDKGVADNKKVADDKGVADNKKVADDKGVADKKKVDDDKGVADNKKVDDDKGVTDNKRVADEKGVADNDKVADDKAVADSKKMADDMGVADNKIVANDKGVADTKKVADDKGVANKKKVVDDEGVADNKKVPDDMGVADNKKVADDKGVADNKKVADDKGVADNKKVADDKGVADNKKVADDKVVADNKKVADDKGLADNKEVADDKRVVDNKKVADDKGVTGDKGVVNEKRVAYDKGVVNDKGVVDDNGIADDKGTVANFKGVADHMGVAEETGVNYDKGLVNDKNLNDDEKGLAYDISLSDDRRIADIIKRFTDKFCLAYCEIIDDVTINADYNNLAFKERCAAREKRESLSGDKCMNDVKKRTNNNTLASDISLSKDRSMDGHKSRNADKGLIYEKGLTGDMNLTYDNNSTYDKSLVDNRSLVGDKVLIHGKSTADGDHLQSVKYTSCGLTKNTSLGQMRPFLKQIRAALRRLCCIHKNND; this is encoded by the exons ATGTACGATATAGCACTGAATAAAAATACGCGCAACTTATTCCAGCTTACCCCAGTGGGAAGATATTTCGTAAGCCAAGGAGGCTATCCGGCTTACGCAAACAACGTGATTATGCCGCTGATTGCGAAACTTACAGTAGACCTTCACGTAGCAGGGGTTCAATCCAGCGAGATGTTTGACATAGTGCGACGCGATGTTCAAAATTACGTCCTCGAACAGGCGACAAAAGAAGGATTCCTATGCGCCAGGCCGCGTCGCAGAAATAGAC GCCCTGTGAAAGAACTGCAACATTCAAAACAGTTTCGGCTATCTATGGCTGCCACGTTTGCTGAACAGACAACCAACTCTGGTCAGAATCTATCACGTGGTGAGGTTGAGAAGTCACAAGCCCCAGCTCAGCAGCTTCACGCTGATGACAAGTCTCTGTGTGACATTAAAAGCTTGAAGGTAGTGGTTGACGACAATGGAGTGGCAGATAACAAGAAAGTGGCTGACGACAAGGGATTGGCAGATAACAAGAAAGTGGCTGACGACAATGGAGTGGCAGATAACAAGAAAGTGGCTGACGACAATGGAGTGGCAGATAACAAGAATGTGGCTGACGACAAGGGAGTTGCATATAACAAGAAAGTGGCTGACGACAAGGGAGTGGCAGATAACAAGAAAGTGGCTGACGACAAGGGAGTGGCAGATAACAAAAAAGTGGCTGGCGACAAGGGATTGGCAGTTAATAAGAAAGTGGCTGACGACAAGGGAGTGGCAAATAACAAGAAAGTGGCTGACGACAAGGGAGTGGCAGATAACAAGAAAGTGGCTGACGACAAG GGAGTGGCAGATAACAAGAAAAAGGCTGACGACAAGGGAGTGACAGATAACAAGAAAGTGGCTGACGACAAGGGAGTGGCAGATAACAAGAAAGTGGCTGACGACAAGGGAGTGGCAGATAACAAGAAAGTGGCTGACGACAAGGGAGTGGCAGATAAAAAGAAAGTGGATGACGACAAGGGAGTGGCAGATAACAAGAAAGTGGATGACGACAAGGGAGTAACAGATAACAAGAGAGTGGCTGATGAAAAGGGAGTGGCAGATAACGATAAAGTGGCTGACGATAAGGCAGTGGCAGATAGCAagaaaatggctgacgacatggGAGTGGCAGATAACAAGATAGTGGCAAACGACAAGGGAGTGGCGGATACTAAGAAAGTGGCTGACGACAAGGGAGTGGCAAATAAGAAGAAAGTGGTTGACGACGAGGGGGTGGCAGATAACAAAAAAGTGCCTGATGACATGGGAGTGGCAGATAACAAGAAAGTGGCTGACGACAAGGGAGTGGCAGATAACAAGAAAGTGGCTGACGACAAGGGAGTAGCAGATAACAAGAAAGTGGCTGACGACAAGGGAGTGGCAGATAACAAGAAAGTGGCTGACGACAAGGTAGTGGCAGATAACAAGAAAGTGGCTGACGACAAGGGATTGGCAGATAACAAGGAAGTGGCTGACGACAAGAGAGTGGTAGATAACAAGAAAGTGGCTGACGACAAGGGAGTGACTGGTGACAAGGGAGTGGTGAATGAAAAAAGAGTGGCTTATGACAAGGGAGTGGTGAATGACAAGGGAGTGGTCGACGACAATGGTATAGCTGATGACAAGGGCACTGTGGCTAATTTCAAGGGAGTAGCTGATCACATGGGTGTGGCTGAAGAAACTGGAGTGAATTATGACAAGGGCCTGGTTAATGATAAAAATCTGAATGATGATGAAAAGGGCCTGGCTTATGACATCAGCCTCTCTGATGATAGGAGGATCGCTGATATCATCAAACGTTTCACTGATAAATTCTGTCTTGCTTATTGCGAGATCATTGATGATGTCACGATCAATGCTGATTATAACAACCTAGCTTTTAAAGAGAGATGTGCAGCAAGAGAGAAGCGCGAGAGCCTTTCTGGTGACAAGTGCATGAATGATGTCAAGAAACGCACTAATAACAATACCCTTGCCAGTGACATAAGCCTCTCTAAAGACAGGAGTATGGATGGACACAAAAGCCGTAATGCTGACAAAGGCCTTATTTATGAAAAGGGTTTAACTGGTGACATGAACCTCACTTATGATAATAACAGTACTTATGACAAGAGCCTCGTTGACAACAGAAGCCTGGTTGGTGACAAGGTTTTAATTCATGGGAAAAGCACAGCTGATGGAGATCATCTGCAATCAGTCAAGTACACAAGTTGTGGCTTAACGAAGAACACGTCGCTGGGACAAATGCGCccgttcttaaaacaaattcgtGCAGCTTTAAGGAGGCTTTGCTGTATTCATAAGAACAACGACTAA
- the LOC127848626 gene encoding MATH and LRR domain-containing protein PFE0570w-like isoform X9: MYDIALNKNTRNLFQLTPVGRYFVSQGGYPAYANNVIMPLIAKLTVDLHVAGVQSSEMFDIVRRDVQNYVLEQATKEGFLCARPRRRNRRPVKELQHSKQFRLSMAATFAEQTTNSGQNLSRGEVEKSQAPAQQLHADDKSLCDIKSLKVVVDDNGVADNKKVADDKGLADNKKVADDNGVADNKKVADDNGVADNKNVADDKGVAYNKKVADDKGVADNKKVADDKGVADNKKVAGDKGLAVNKKVADDKGVANNKKVADDKGVADNKKVADDKGVADNKKVADDKGVADKKKVDDDKGVADNKKVDDDKGVTDNKRVADEKGVADNDKVADDKAVADSKKMADDMGVADNKIVANDKGVADTKKVADDKGVANKKKVVDDEGVADNKKVPDDMGVADNKKVADDKGVADNKKVADDKGVADNKKVADDKGVADNKKVADDKVVADNKKVADDKGLADNKEVADDKRVVDNKKVADDKGVTGDKGVVNEKRVAYDKGVVNDKGVVDDNGIADDKGTVANFKGVADHMGVAEETGVNYDKGLVNDKNLNDDEKGLAYDISLSDDRRIADIIKRFTDKFCLAYCEIIDDVTINADYNNLAFKERCAAREKRESLSGDKCMNDVKKRTNNNTLASDISLSKDRSMDGHKSRNADKGLIYEKGLTGDMNLTYDNNSTYDKSLVDNRSLVGDKVLIHGKSTADGDHLQSVKYTSCGLTKNTSLGQMRPFLKQIRAALRRLCCIHKNND; this comes from the exons ATGTACGATATAGCACTGAATAAAAATACGCGCAACTTATTCCAGCTTACCCCAGTGGGAAGATATTTCGTAAGCCAAGGAGGCTATCCGGCTTACGCAAACAACGTGATTATGCCGCTGATTGCGAAACTTACAGTAGACCTTCACGTAGCAGGGGTTCAATCCAGCGAGATGTTTGACATAGTGCGACGCGATGTTCAAAATTACGTCCTCGAACAGGCGACAAAAGAAGGATTCCTATGCGCCAGGCCGCGTCGCAGAAATAGAC GCCCTGTGAAAGAACTGCAACATTCAAAACAGTTTCGGCTATCTATGGCTGCCACGTTTGCTGAACAGACAACCAACTCTGGTCAGAATCTATCACGTGGTGAGGTTGAGAAGTCACAAGCCCCAGCTCAGCAGCTTCACGCTGATGACAAGTCTCTGTGTGACATTAAAAGCTTGAAGGTAGTGGTTGACGACAATGGAGTGGCAGATAACAAGAAAGTGGCTGACGACAAGGGATTGGCAGATAACAAGAAAGTGGCTGACGACAATGGAGTGGCAGATAACAAGAAAGTGGCTGACGACAATGGAGTGGCAGATAACAAGAATGTGGCTGACGACAAGGGAGTTGCATATAACAAGAAAGTGGCTGACGACAAGGGAGTGGCAGATAACAAGAAAGTGGCTGACGACAAGGGAGTGGCAGATAACAAAAAAGTGGCTGGCGACAAGGGATTGGCAGTTAATAAGAAAGTGGCTGACGACAAGGGAGTGGCAAATAACAAGAAAGTGGCTGACGACAAGGGAGTGGCAGATAACAAGAAAGTGGCTGACGACAAG GGAGTGGCAGATAACAAGAAAGTGGCTGACGACAAGGGAGTGGCAGATAAAAAGAAAGTGGATGACGACAAGGGAGTGGCAGATAACAAGAAAGTGGATGACGACAAGGGAGTAACAGATAACAAGAGAGTGGCTGATGAAAAGGGAGTGGCAGATAACGATAAAGTGGCTGACGATAAGGCAGTGGCAGATAGCAagaaaatggctgacgacatggGAGTGGCAGATAACAAGATAGTGGCAAACGACAAGGGAGTGGCGGATACTAAGAAAGTGGCTGACGACAAGGGAGTGGCAAATAAGAAGAAAGTGGTTGACGACGAGGGGGTGGCAGATAACAAAAAAGTGCCTGATGACATGGGAGTGGCAGATAACAAGAAAGTGGCTGACGACAAGGGAGTGGCAGATAACAAGAAAGTGGCTGACGACAAGGGAGTAGCAGATAACAAGAAAGTGGCTGACGACAAGGGAGTGGCAGATAACAAGAAAGTGGCTGACGACAAGGTAGTGGCAGATAACAAGAAAGTGGCTGACGACAAGGGATTGGCAGATAACAAGGAAGTGGCTGACGACAAGAGAGTGGTAGATAACAAGAAAGTGGCTGACGACAAGGGAGTGACTGGTGACAAGGGAGTGGTGAATGAAAAAAGAGTGGCTTATGACAAGGGAGTGGTGAATGACAAGGGAGTGGTCGACGACAATGGTATAGCTGATGACAAGGGCACTGTGGCTAATTTCAAGGGAGTAGCTGATCACATGGGTGTGGCTGAAGAAACTGGAGTGAATTATGACAAGGGCCTGGTTAATGATAAAAATCTGAATGATGATGAAAAGGGCCTGGCTTATGACATCAGCCTCTCTGATGATAGGAGGATCGCTGATATCATCAAACGTTTCACTGATAAATTCTGTCTTGCTTATTGCGAGATCATTGATGATGTCACGATCAATGCTGATTATAACAACCTAGCTTTTAAAGAGAGATGTGCAGCAAGAGAGAAGCGCGAGAGCCTTTCTGGTGACAAGTGCATGAATGATGTCAAGAAACGCACTAATAACAATACCCTTGCCAGTGACATAAGCCTCTCTAAAGACAGGAGTATGGATGGACACAAAAGCCGTAATGCTGACAAAGGCCTTATTTATGAAAAGGGTTTAACTGGTGACATGAACCTCACTTATGATAATAACAGTACTTATGACAAGAGCCTCGTTGACAACAGAAGCCTGGTTGGTGACAAGGTTTTAATTCATGGGAAAAGCACAGCTGATGGAGATCATCTGCAATCAGTCAAGTACACAAGTTGTGGCTTAACGAAGAACACGTCGCTGGGACAAATGCGCccgttcttaaaacaaattcgtGCAGCTTTAAGGAGGCTTTGCTGTATTCATAAGAACAACGACTAA